One Micromonospora craniellae genomic region harbors:
- a CDS encoding DivIVA domain-containing protein, producing MAQVYRGGQPYGTGRPTRLTPHEVRNRTFAPRRRGVDPDQVREFQATVADELADLHRQVHKLAQENERLKRALRDWQSMHARHCRPPNQGRW from the coding sequence GTGGCCCAGGTGTATCGAGGTGGCCAGCCCTACGGGACCGGTCGCCCGACCCGACTGACCCCACACGAGGTACGCAACCGCACGTTCGCCCCGCGTCGCCGTGGGGTCGACCCCGATCAGGTACGCGAGTTCCAGGCTACGGTCGCCGACGAGCTGGCCGACCTGCACCGCCAGGTCCACAAGCTCGCCCAGGAGAACGAGCGGCTCAAGCGGGCCCTGCGCGACTGGCAGTCGATGCACGCCCGGCACTGCCGGCCACCGAACCAGGGCCGCTGGTGA
- a CDS encoding DUF559 domain-containing protein, whose amino-acid sequence MDAVLAELVERGRGLVTRSVVEQVVPAWILQRACANGDLVRVLPEVFAAAHLLNARIERAATSPLTRIGPTLGRRAVAAWVGGRGALSHLTALDVWGLRRQLPGDLLHVSTPVACGLRSWPGVRVHRRRHLSIAPPASWIRQGLPVTTIERALLDSWPMLPRSEQRTPMISAVNNRLTTPERLQAALDGTTRVPGRAVLSTLLTRLAQGCRSPLEIWGHERVFTGPGMPTFQRQVRIQLGRRNVYLDLYAEPERVNIELDGATTHGDPRQREIDLRRDAQLAALGILVVRFAHRRLVFEPEAVRRETLAILASRRPR is encoded by the coding sequence GTGGATGCGGTGTTGGCGGAACTCGTGGAGCGAGGCCGAGGGCTGGTGACCCGATCCGTCGTCGAGCAGGTCGTGCCAGCGTGGATTCTGCAACGGGCGTGCGCCAACGGCGACCTGGTGCGGGTGCTCCCCGAGGTGTTCGCGGCAGCGCACCTGCTCAATGCCCGAATCGAACGCGCCGCCACCTCGCCGCTCACCCGGATCGGCCCCACCCTCGGCCGCCGCGCGGTCGCCGCCTGGGTGGGCGGGCGCGGCGCACTCAGCCACCTCACCGCCCTCGACGTGTGGGGGCTGCGCCGACAACTGCCCGGAGACCTGCTGCACGTGAGCACGCCGGTTGCCTGCGGCCTGCGAAGCTGGCCCGGAGTGCGGGTTCACCGACGCCGTCACCTCAGCATCGCCCCACCGGCGTCGTGGATACGTCAGGGCCTGCCGGTGACCACCATCGAGCGTGCCCTGCTCGACTCCTGGCCGATGCTGCCCCGGAGCGAGCAACGGACGCCGATGATCAGCGCGGTCAACAACCGGCTGACCACGCCTGAGCGGCTGCAAGCTGCGCTCGACGGCACGACGCGGGTGCCCGGCCGAGCAGTGCTCAGCACCCTGCTGACCCGGCTTGCCCAGGGCTGCCGCAGCCCGTTGGAGATCTGGGGACACGAGCGGGTGTTCACCGGCCCGGGCATGCCGACGTTCCAGCGGCAGGTGCGAATCCAGCTCGGCCGCCGCAACGTCTACCTCGACCTCTACGCCGAACCGGAACGCGTCAACATCGAACTCGACGGTGCCACCACCCACGGCGATCCACGACAGCGCGAGATCGATCTGCGCCGCGACGCCCAATTGGCAGCGCTCGGCATCCTGGTAGTCCGTTTCGCGCATCGTCGGCTCGTGTTCGAGCCGGAGGCGGTACGCCGGGAAACCCTCGCCATCCTGGCCAGCCGACGGCCACGATGA
- a CDS encoding Gfo/Idh/MocA family protein → MPRVALIGANGHGRWHRRVLGPLHDAGRLRLVALVDTRPLEDEPAAPVPPDARVFTDHRAMLSAVAPDVVVICTPPHTHLPIARDALTAGADLLLEKPPVLCTAEHEELAGALATTGRVAQVGFQALGSAALSALTDAVAAGRLGTVTGIATVAAWQRPDAYYARAPWAGRRQLDGRPVLDGALANPLAHAVMQCLAVAEAVTGGPVEPAAIEVERYRVRPIEVDDTAVLRVRLRQGPPIVAAVTLAGEDFVPGEVIVTGDAGRAVLEYPTDRLLLPGEAEPRQVPGRRGLLENLIDHRADPRVPLIAPLARTAPFTAVLTAVQAAPEPTLLDGGLVEAVGDGPQRVRRIPGVNDVLRRAAEGGALPTELGVPWAVAPWQPDPAGRKQEDTATPLQHRRSEQD, encoded by the coding sequence GTGCCACGGGTCGCGCTGATCGGGGCGAACGGGCACGGGCGCTGGCACCGGCGGGTGCTCGGCCCGCTGCACGACGCCGGACGGCTACGGCTGGTCGCGCTGGTGGACACCCGGCCGCTGGAGGACGAGCCGGCCGCGCCGGTACCTCCCGACGCCCGGGTCTTCACCGACCACCGGGCCATGCTGTCCGCCGTCGCGCCGGACGTGGTGGTGATCTGCACCCCGCCGCACACCCACCTGCCGATCGCCCGCGACGCGCTGACCGCCGGTGCCGACCTGCTGCTGGAGAAGCCGCCGGTGCTCTGCACCGCCGAGCACGAGGAGTTGGCCGGGGCGCTGGCCACCACCGGCCGGGTGGCGCAGGTGGGCTTCCAGGCGCTCGGCTCGGCCGCGCTGAGCGCGCTGACCGACGCGGTGGCCGCCGGGCGGCTGGGTACGGTCACCGGCATCGCCACGGTCGCCGCCTGGCAGCGCCCGGACGCCTACTACGCCCGCGCACCGTGGGCGGGGCGGCGGCAGCTCGACGGGCGACCCGTGCTCGACGGCGCGCTGGCCAATCCGCTGGCGCACGCGGTGATGCAGTGCCTGGCGGTGGCCGAGGCGGTCACCGGCGGTCCGGTGGAGCCCGCCGCCATCGAGGTGGAGCGCTACCGGGTCCGGCCGATCGAGGTCGACGACACCGCCGTGCTGCGGGTACGCCTCCGGCAGGGCCCGCCGATCGTGGCCGCGGTGACGCTGGCCGGGGAGGACTTCGTCCCCGGCGAGGTGATCGTGACCGGTGACGCCGGGCGGGCCGTGCTGGAGTACCCGACCGACCGTCTGCTGCTGCCCGGCGAGGCCGAGCCGCGCCAGGTGCCCGGCCGGCGGGGACTGCTGGAGAACCTGATCGACCACCGGGCCGATCCCCGGGTGCCGCTGATCGCACCGCTGGCCCGGACCGCCCCGTTCACCGCGGTGCTGACCGCGGTGCAGGCGGCGCCCGAGCCGACGCTACTCGACGGCGGGCTGGTCGAGGCGGTCGGTGACGGCCCGCAGCGGGTGCGACGCATTCCGGGCGTCAACGACGTGCTGCGCCGGGCCGCCGAGGGCGGCGCGTTGCCCACCGAGCTGGGTGTGCCGTGGGCGGTCGCCCCGTGGCAGCCCGATCCGGCCGGACGAAAACAGGAGGACACCGCAACGCCACTGCAACATCGCCGGTCCGAGCAGGACTGA
- a CDS encoding pectate lyase family protein — protein MRRTVTLRLLAGLSATAMGAAGLVALTTPQASAAVGSATGFASRNGGTTGGAGGQTVRATTGTQIHAALCNRASSSTPITIHVEGTINHGNTTKVSGSSCNTAADVIELKQISNVTILGVGNGAVFDQLGIHIREASNIIIQNVTVRNVKKSGSPTSNGGDAIGMEANVRNVWVDHVTLEASGGESQGFDGLFDMKNNTQYVTLSYSILRNSGRGGLVGSSESDLSNGFVTYHNNLYENIDSRTPLLRGGVGHVYNNHFVRINESGINSRAGARAKVDNNYFQNSKDVLGTFYTSQAGYWQVSGNTFDNVTWSSRSGDTNPAGPNPTSNTSVSIPYSYRLDAASCVPSIVRETAGANKGIRTSNGNCTPTNPTPGPTNPTPGPTNPTPGPTNPTPGPTNPGGTNLSIGAGSDGSSKASGTSYGDVRDGNMSTAWSPSGTTGSISIKWDAAKRISRVNIREASGAVGNVRGWRLLNHDNGAVLASGTTAGVISFSATTLRKVTFEITSASGTPRIAEFETYA, from the coding sequence ATGAGACGAACAGTGACACTGCGACTCCTCGCGGGGCTGTCCGCGACGGCCATGGGTGCCGCGGGCCTCGTGGCCCTGACCACCCCCCAGGCGTCGGCGGCCGTCGGCAGCGCCACCGGCTTCGCGTCCCGCAACGGTGGCACCACCGGCGGCGCGGGCGGCCAGACGGTACGCGCCACCACCGGCACCCAGATCCACGCGGCCCTGTGCAACCGGGCCAGCAGCAGCACCCCGATCACCATCCACGTCGAGGGAACCATCAACCACGGCAACACCACCAAGGTGTCCGGGTCGAGTTGCAACACCGCCGCCGACGTGATCGAGCTCAAGCAGATCAGCAACGTCACGATCCTCGGGGTCGGCAACGGCGCCGTCTTCGACCAGCTCGGCATCCACATCCGTGAGGCCAGCAACATCATCATCCAGAACGTGACGGTCCGGAACGTCAAGAAGTCCGGCTCGCCCACCTCCAACGGCGGTGACGCGATCGGCATGGAGGCCAACGTCCGCAACGTCTGGGTCGACCACGTCACCCTGGAGGCGTCGGGCGGTGAGTCGCAGGGCTTCGACGGCCTGTTCGACATGAAGAACAACACCCAGTACGTGACGCTGTCCTACAGCATCCTGCGCAACTCCGGCCGTGGCGGCCTGGTCGGCTCCAGCGAGAGCGACCTGTCGAACGGCTTCGTCACCTACCACAACAACCTGTACGAGAACATCGACTCCCGTACGCCTCTGCTGCGCGGCGGCGTGGGCCACGTCTACAACAACCACTTCGTCCGGATCAACGAGTCCGGCATCAACTCCCGGGCCGGCGCACGAGCCAAGGTGGACAACAACTACTTCCAGAACTCCAAGGACGTGCTCGGCACGTTCTACACCAGCCAGGCCGGCTACTGGCAGGTCAGCGGCAACACCTTCGACAACGTGACCTGGTCGAGCCGCAGCGGTGACACCAACCCGGCCGGACCGAACCCGACGTCCAACACCAGCGTCAGCATCCCCTACTCGTACCGGCTCGACGCGGCGAGCTGCGTGCCGAGCATCGTCCGCGAGACGGCCGGCGCCAACAAGGGCATCCGGACCTCGAACGGCAACTGCACGCCGACGAACCCGACGCCGGGACCGACCAACCCGACGCCAGGACCGACCAACCCCACGCCGGGGCCGACCAACCCGACGCCGGGACCGACCAACCCGGGCGGCACCAACCTGAGCATCGGTGCCGGCTCGGACGGTTCCAGCAAGGCCAGCGGCACCAGCTACGGCGACGTCCGCGACGGCAACATGAGCACCGCCTGGTCGCCGTCCGGCACGACGGGTTCCATCTCGATCAAGTGGGACGCCGCCAAGCGGATCTCCCGGGTCAACATCCGTGAGGCGTCCGGCGCGGTGGGCAACGTCCGTGGCTGGCGCCTGCTCAACCACGACAACGGCGCGGTACTGGCCTCCGGCACCACCGCGGGGGTGATCAGCTTCTCGGCGACCACGCTGCGCAAGGTCACCTTCGAGATCACCAGTGCCAGCGGTACGCCGAGGATCGCCGAGTTCGAGACGTACGCCTGA
- a CDS encoding pectate lyase family protein — translation MRRVAASAALIILTLTAAPTPAAAHPGPAGGAETLSPLARHLGRQALPANDGWAAAGPGTTGGSAATADQVHVVDSRQDLVAALGGDNATNATNATSKIIYIKGEIDGFEDADGRLLGCTDLADPGYSLEAYLAAYDPAVWGRVAPSGPVEEARVRSVTNQTRQTQINVGSNTTIVGLRGARLTGLTLMIDRATNVIVRNITFDDARDCFPAWSPTDGETGNWNSQYDLVSVRRSENVWIDHNTFTDGDNPDSGQPIHFGRPYQVHDGALDITHTASLVTASWNRFTGRDKLMLIGSSNTVGPDVGRLNVTLHHNLFDKGFQRLPRVRFGQVDLYNNQYRLAGDGFEYAIGVGVQSAVYAENNHFTLGAGITAADLLYDWSGTAITTRGNWVKAAGALPRPVDLVAAYNAAHDPDLSPDAGWTPTLRHGPVLPAPLVPLVVGPLAGADRLPL, via the coding sequence ATGCGCAGAGTTGCCGCCAGTGCGGCATTGATCATTCTCACCCTGACCGCCGCCCCCACACCGGCGGCGGCACACCCCGGCCCGGCGGGCGGCGCGGAGACCCTGTCCCCGCTGGCCCGCCACCTCGGCCGACAGGCGTTGCCGGCGAACGACGGGTGGGCGGCGGCCGGGCCGGGCACCACCGGCGGTTCCGCCGCCACCGCCGACCAGGTCCACGTGGTCGACAGCCGCCAGGACCTGGTCGCCGCGCTCGGCGGCGACAACGCCACCAACGCGACCAACGCCACTTCGAAGATCATTTACATCAAGGGCGAGATCGACGGGTTCGAGGACGCCGACGGGCGGTTGCTCGGCTGCACCGACCTGGCCGACCCCGGGTACTCGCTGGAGGCGTACCTGGCCGCGTACGACCCGGCGGTGTGGGGCCGGGTCGCGCCGAGCGGCCCGGTGGAGGAGGCCCGGGTCCGGTCGGTGACCAACCAGACCCGCCAGACGCAGATCAACGTCGGCTCGAACACCACCATCGTCGGGCTGCGCGGCGCGCGGCTGACCGGCCTCACCCTGATGATCGACCGGGCGACGAACGTCATCGTCCGCAACATCACCTTCGACGACGCCCGGGACTGCTTCCCCGCCTGGTCCCCCACCGACGGCGAGACCGGCAACTGGAACTCCCAGTACGACCTGGTCTCGGTACGCCGCAGCGAGAACGTCTGGATCGACCACAACACGTTCACCGACGGCGACAACCCCGACAGCGGCCAGCCGATCCACTTCGGACGGCCGTACCAGGTGCACGACGGCGCGCTGGACATCACCCACACGGCCAGCCTGGTCACCGCCTCCTGGAACCGGTTCACCGGACGGGACAAGCTGATGCTGATCGGCTCGTCCAACACCGTCGGCCCGGACGTCGGCCGGCTCAACGTCACCCTGCACCACAACCTGTTCGACAAGGGCTTCCAGCGGCTGCCCCGGGTCCGCTTCGGGCAGGTCGACCTCTACAACAACCAGTACCGGCTGGCCGGCGACGGCTTCGAGTACGCCATCGGCGTCGGTGTGCAGTCCGCCGTGTACGCGGAGAACAACCACTTCACCCTCGGCGCCGGCATCACCGCCGCCGACCTGCTCTACGACTGGAGCGGCACCGCGATAACCACCCGGGGCAACTGGGTGAAGGCGGCCGGCGCGCTGCCCCGGCCGGTCGACCTGGTGGCCGCGTACAACGCCGCGCACGACCCCGACCTGTCGCCCGACGCCGGCTGGACGCCGACGTTGCGGCACGGTCCGGTGCTCCCGGCACCGCTGGTGCCCCTCGTCGTCGGCCCGCTCGCCGGTGCCGACCGCCTGCCGCTCTGA
- a CDS encoding AAA domain-containing protein has translation MRAATILTALADLAPAGAERVFDVSGTGRPLVWLPEPHRGPRTARLDRLAALDALHRDERILRLGLTFLVGGTDVAGTRRRVRLPLLAQPVRLERGRRAYRVVPAGDLELTSLIEDRDLAARLEAAPGLAGPGWLTAPGTAAWVTAAAQAAGLAVERVVPRPPRSVDEAILTGVASAALFVTRDVFAGRLRDTLLNWAGRPGLTETALTRIYLGPSGTPADTGTSTDTGGSGGGRDEDDVLSPLALNAAQRDVVRRTRTEPVVVVSGAPGNGKSHALVAAALDTVGRGGSVLVATQSAHAAEVLGELLRRHPGPSPVLFGDAERRETVAADLAGGIAVGVDDARLRDDAAAVAAARDRVAAVRSGITAALEQERLAATLPGWQPLLPALGHDAPAIFAPDADLAAVRRALADTGRGDTSWWHRLRRAQATRRLRRLTGAGPEIPAKRLRAAVDAAEAVRAAARLPASGGTDLSAAWQALAEADAALAEAVGTALRHQATSARRWTGDARRAAGALGASLRAGRNRRREMLAGLDAQALVRALPLWVGTVADVEDLLPPVSGMFDLVVLDEAAHVDQLRAAPVLARAGRALVAGDPRQLRFVSFVSDEDVTATLHRHGLDRFADRLDVRRSSAFDLAAGAAPVTWLGEHYRSTPHLIGFSARRFYGDRLKLVTRHPRTEHTDAIDALTTTDAAVVDGVNQAEVDAVLDLVGKLAAQPPGGGIAVISPFRAQADAVEAALLSAYDVDEIERLGLRSGTVHAFQGSEADVVIVSLGLVDDDPPGRHRFLADPNLFNVMVTRARKQLTVVTSLRSPDGIVADYLRYAAQPPASTIADTPASEPWARALAVELDRIGVPVRPGYPVGRWRIDLCIGEDADAVGVMCGVHPDGVAAHVERQRTLVRAGWRLHDVFASRWADDPIRAALDLTARMGKVQ, from the coding sequence ATGCGCGCGGCGACGATCCTGACCGCTCTCGCCGACCTGGCTCCGGCCGGGGCGGAGCGGGTGTTCGACGTGTCCGGGACCGGACGGCCGCTGGTCTGGTTGCCTGAGCCGCACCGGGGTCCGCGTACCGCCCGGCTGGACCGTCTGGCGGCGCTGGACGCACTGCACCGCGACGAGCGGATCCTGCGTCTGGGCCTGACGTTCCTGGTCGGCGGCACCGACGTGGCGGGCACCAGGCGGCGGGTCCGGCTGCCGCTGTTGGCCCAGCCGGTACGCCTGGAGCGCGGGCGACGTGCCTATCGGGTAGTGCCCGCCGGTGACCTCGAACTGACCTCGCTGATCGAGGATCGGGATCTCGCCGCCCGGCTGGAGGCCGCGCCGGGGCTCGCCGGTCCGGGCTGGCTGACCGCGCCCGGCACCGCCGCCTGGGTGACCGCGGCGGCCCAGGCCGCCGGCCTGGCGGTGGAGCGGGTCGTGCCGAGGCCCCCGCGCAGCGTCGACGAGGCGATCCTCACCGGCGTGGCCTCGGCGGCGCTGTTCGTCACCCGGGACGTGTTCGCCGGCCGGCTGCGGGACACCCTGCTGAACTGGGCGGGCCGTCCCGGGCTGACCGAGACGGCCCTGACCAGGATCTACCTCGGCCCGAGCGGAACGCCCGCCGACACCGGCACCAGCACCGACACCGGTGGCAGCGGCGGCGGGAGGGACGAGGACGACGTACTCTCGCCGCTGGCGCTCAACGCGGCGCAGCGGGACGTGGTCCGGCGGACCCGGACCGAACCGGTCGTGGTGGTCTCCGGGGCACCTGGCAACGGGAAGAGTCACGCCCTGGTCGCCGCCGCGCTGGACACCGTGGGTCGGGGCGGGTCGGTGCTGGTGGCGACGCAGTCGGCGCACGCCGCGGAGGTGCTGGGCGAGTTGCTGCGCCGGCATCCCGGCCCGTCACCGGTCCTCTTCGGCGACGCCGAACGGCGGGAGACCGTCGCGGCCGACCTCGCCGGAGGGATCGCGGTCGGCGTCGACGACGCCCGGCTACGCGACGACGCCGCCGCCGTGGCCGCCGCCCGGGACCGGGTGGCCGCCGTCCGGTCCGGCATAACGGCGGCCCTGGAGCAGGAACGACTCGCCGCCACCCTGCCCGGCTGGCAGCCGCTGCTGCCCGCCCTGGGCCACGACGCCCCGGCGATCTTCGCGCCCGACGCCGACCTCGCCGCGGTCCGGCGGGCCCTGGCCGACACGGGCCGGGGGGATACAAGCTGGTGGCACCGACTGCGCCGGGCCCAGGCCACCCGGCGGCTGCGGCGACTGACCGGCGCCGGCCCCGAGATCCCCGCCAAGCGGCTGCGGGCCGCGGTGGACGCCGCCGAGGCGGTACGGGCGGCGGCGCGACTGCCGGCGAGCGGCGGCACCGACCTGTCGGCCGCCTGGCAGGCGCTGGCCGAGGCGGACGCGGCACTCGCCGAGGCGGTCGGCACCGCGCTACGGCACCAGGCCACCAGCGCGCGACGGTGGACCGGCGACGCCCGCCGTGCCGCCGGTGCCCTGGGCGCGTCCCTGCGCGCCGGTCGCAACCGCCGACGTGAGATGCTCGCCGGGCTGGACGCCCAGGCGCTGGTACGGGCCCTGCCGCTGTGGGTGGGCACGGTAGCCGACGTGGAGGACCTGCTGCCGCCGGTCTCCGGCATGTTCGATTTGGTGGTGCTGGACGAGGCGGCGCACGTCGACCAGTTGCGGGCTGCCCCGGTGCTGGCCCGGGCCGGGCGCGCCCTGGTCGCCGGTGACCCGCGCCAGTTGCGGTTCGTCTCCTTCGTCTCCGACGAGGACGTGACCGCCACCCTGCACCGGCACGGGCTGGACCGCTTCGCCGACCGGCTCGACGTACGCCGGTCCAGCGCCTTCGACCTGGCGGCCGGCGCGGCACCGGTCACCTGGCTCGGCGAGCACTACCGCTCCACGCCCCACCTGATCGGGTTCTCCGCGCGGCGGTTCTATGGCGACCGGCTCAAGCTGGTCACCCGGCACCCGCGCACCGAGCACACCGACGCCATCGACGCGCTGACGACCACCGACGCCGCCGTGGTGGACGGCGTCAACCAGGCCGAGGTGGACGCCGTACTCGACCTGGTCGGGAAGCTCGCCGCCCAGCCACCCGGCGGCGGCATCGCGGTGATCAGCCCGTTCCGCGCGCAGGCCGACGCGGTGGAGGCGGCCCTGCTGTCGGCGTACGACGTGGACGAGATCGAACGCCTCGGCCTGCGCTCCGGGACGGTGCACGCCTTCCAGGGCAGCGAGGCGGACGTGGTGATCGTCTCGCTGGGCCTGGTCGACGACGACCCGCCGGGCCGGCACCGTTTCCTGGCCGACCCGAACCTGTTCAACGTCATGGTCACCCGGGCCCGCAAGCAGCTCACGGTGGTCACCTCGCTGCGCTCCCCCGACGGCATCGTCGCCGACTACCTCCGGTACGCCGCCCAGCCGCCGGCGTCCACCATTGCCGACACACCCGCGTCCGAGCCGTGGGCCCGCGCCCTCGCCGTCGAACTCGACCGGATCGGCGTGCCGGTACGGCCCGGCTACCCGGTCGGCCGCTGGCGGATCGACCTCTGCATCGGCGAAGACGCGGACGCGGTCGGGGTGATGTGCGGGGTGCACCCGGACGGGGTCGCCGCCCACGTGGAGCGGCAACGCACCCTCGTCCGCGCCGGTTGGCGCCTGCACGACGTGTTCGCCAGCCGCTGGGCCGACGACCCGATCCGCGCCGCCCTCGACCTCACCGCCCGGATGGGGAAGGTGCAGTAG
- the brig1 gene encoding anti-phage DNA glycosylase Brig1 → MATSAQQRVAAFWDAHVEAWLGGDDHLPQQIEEWFDSYVGAGPGEVTRAGFPEPYHGDLLGLEHTPRMVVLGLNPGEFRPRFQGRDGIFAEEIRQLGAYSTWATTCPYNRPPWTLPEEMGRNKYYCARLEFTRRWLQDPAADHRDLLIFECYPWHSKAITAPLKPPPRIIEEFVWQPIAELPVQDVFAFGRPWDGVAQALGLPELGRLGAGGVDYGSVVPSRAVRLYALPSGQRLVVEWHAAAAGPPSAKETIVLREALSRG, encoded by the coding sequence ATGGCGACCTCCGCGCAGCAGCGCGTCGCGGCCTTCTGGGATGCCCATGTCGAGGCGTGGCTCGGCGGTGACGACCACCTGCCGCAGCAGATCGAGGAATGGTTCGACTCCTACGTGGGTGCCGGACCTGGCGAGGTGACCCGAGCGGGTTTCCCGGAGCCGTACCACGGTGACCTGCTCGGTCTGGAGCACACGCCGCGGATGGTGGTGCTCGGTCTGAACCCTGGTGAGTTCCGGCCCCGCTTCCAGGGACGGGACGGCATCTTCGCCGAGGAGATCAGGCAGCTCGGCGCGTACAGCACGTGGGCCACCACCTGCCCCTACAACCGGCCGCCGTGGACACTGCCCGAGGAGATGGGGCGTAACAAGTACTACTGCGCCCGCCTGGAGTTCACCCGGCGCTGGCTCCAGGACCCGGCGGCTGACCACCGTGACCTCTTGATCTTCGAGTGCTACCCGTGGCACTCGAAAGCCATCACCGCCCCGCTGAAACCGCCTCCGCGTATCATCGAGGAGTTCGTGTGGCAGCCGATCGCGGAGCTGCCGGTGCAGGATGTCTTCGCGTTCGGTCGGCCGTGGGACGGCGTCGCTCAGGCGCTCGGGCTGCCGGAGTTGGGCAGGCTGGGTGCCGGCGGCGTCGACTACGGATCAGTGGTGCCGAGCCGGGCGGTACGCCTGTATGCACTGCCGTCCGGCCAACGGCTCGTGGTCGAATGGCACGCGGCTGCGGCCGGGCCGCCGAGTGCGAAGGAGACCATCGTGCTCCGCGAGGCGCTCAGTCGAGGCTGA
- a CDS encoding winged helix-turn-helix domain-containing protein — translation MRDVPDYWRIADDVIADVKSKKLRPGDRLPSIADTRATYDVSHGTVQMAYARLEALRVIRRQQGKGVFVTDPKTWMREP, via the coding sequence ATGCGAGACGTGCCGGACTATTGGCGCATCGCCGACGATGTGATCGCCGACGTCAAGTCCAAGAAGTTGAGGCCGGGGGACAGGCTGCCCTCGATCGCCGACACGCGCGCTACCTACGACGTCAGTCACGGGACCGTGCAGATGGCCTACGCCCGACTCGAAGCCCTGCGGGTGATCCGGCGGCAGCAGGGGAAAGGTGTCTTCGTGACCGACCCGAAGACCTGGATGCGGGAACCCTGA
- a CDS encoding DUF433 domain-containing protein: MIDKLHDALLTPSDAARYLGIPRSTMYSWLAEKAAGAPLVHSVPPVKRGWPSVPFVAVIEAYVLRSLRDLKLGKDKIRDAAAEIRRVFGSPYGLADQRIATDGIDVFVHYVDTDELARAGDQQMPIREVISDYLKCIVWEPSDAYPARLRLRQYPDNAQVIIDPRFGWGAPVVARTKVPVEAVVGMWRAGESSEVVADEYGLTVDEVEAVVRVAA, from the coding sequence ATGATCGACAAGCTGCACGACGCGCTTCTGACCCCAAGTGATGCTGCCCGCTACCTCGGCATTCCCCGCAGCACCATGTATTCCTGGCTCGCGGAGAAGGCGGCCGGAGCACCGCTGGTGCACAGCGTGCCGCCGGTGAAGCGCGGGTGGCCGTCCGTGCCGTTCGTCGCCGTCATCGAGGCGTACGTCCTGCGGTCGTTGCGTGATCTCAAGCTGGGGAAGGACAAGATCCGCGACGCAGCGGCGGAGATCCGACGTGTCTTCGGAAGTCCATACGGCTTGGCCGATCAGCGGATCGCCACCGACGGCATCGATGTCTTTGTCCACTACGTCGACACGGATGAGCTTGCCCGAGCCGGTGATCAGCAGATGCCGATCCGCGAAGTGATCTCCGATTATTTGAAGTGCATCGTCTGGGAGCCGTCTGACGCCTACCCGGCGCGTCTGCGGCTGCGGCAGTATCCCGACAACGCGCAGGTGATCATCGATCCACGGTTCGGCTGGGGGGCTCCCGTCGTCGCACGCACCAAGGTCCCAGTCGAGGCGGTTGTGGGGATGTGGCGTGCTGGTGAGTCTTCCGAAGTCGTTGCCGACGAGTACGGGCTGACCGTTGACGAGGTCGAAGCCGTCGTCCGAGTCGCCGCCTGA